A single window of Pseudarthrobacter defluvii DNA harbors:
- a CDS encoding ISL3 family transposase, translating to MIEPTGVAADAATILFNLPDYHVISTTITAGRRQVIVETDHPPGCPSCGVISSRRKERRLQRLRDIPVAGPVEVLWSKYRWYCEEPACGRLLFFESTPQVPRRARSTARLRDQLVDAVIRSGRAVSETAAGFAVSWWMVRAAVTEACLLQLPDVDKLSPRMLGIDEHRFRSVRYFQDPGTKAWTRIEPWMTTIVDLDTGQVLGVVDGRDHKGVGDWLFARPLHWRLAVQVVAIDPSAAFRKAWRMWLPRTAVAVDHFHLISLANQAMTETRQNLSQQVKGRRGRAIDKAWAHRMLLLRGGDNLSPRAALRLEEVFALDDPTGTLESVWKVKEQLRILLRTGSLNDAAEAKKVLEELVEAAARPETNRLYRTVCRWWKEIEVLIITGATTGKVSI from the coding sequence TTGATCGAGCCTACCGGGGTCGCAGCCGACGCTGCCACCATCCTCTTCAACCTGCCCGACTACCACGTCATTTCCACCACCATCACTGCCGGGCGCCGCCAGGTCATTGTCGAAACCGACCACCCGCCGGGCTGCCCAAGCTGTGGGGTCATATCCTCCCGGCGGAAAGAGCGGCGGCTGCAGCGGCTCCGAGATATTCCCGTCGCCGGGCCGGTGGAGGTGCTCTGGTCCAAGTACCGCTGGTACTGCGAAGAACCGGCGTGCGGCCGGCTATTGTTCTTCGAATCAACACCGCAGGTGCCGCGCCGCGCCCGTTCCACGGCCAGGCTCCGGGACCAGCTCGTGGACGCGGTCATCCGCTCCGGCAGGGCCGTCTCGGAGACCGCCGCCGGCTTCGCCGTGTCCTGGTGGATGGTCCGTGCCGCGGTAACCGAGGCCTGCCTGCTGCAGCTGCCCGATGTGGACAAGCTCAGCCCGCGGATGCTCGGCATCGATGAACACCGGTTCCGGTCCGTGCGCTACTTCCAGGACCCGGGAACGAAGGCGTGGACGCGGATCGAACCATGGATGACCACCATCGTGGACCTGGACACCGGCCAGGTCCTGGGCGTCGTGGACGGCCGCGATCACAAGGGCGTCGGAGACTGGCTCTTCGCCCGGCCCCTGCACTGGCGGCTCGCCGTTCAGGTCGTCGCGATCGATCCGTCGGCGGCGTTCCGCAAAGCGTGGCGGATGTGGCTTCCCCGCACTGCTGTCGCCGTTGACCATTTCCACCTGATCTCGCTGGCCAACCAGGCCATGACCGAGACCCGGCAGAACCTCTCTCAACAGGTCAAGGGCCGCCGCGGCCGAGCCATCGACAAGGCATGGGCCCACCGCATGCTGCTCCTGCGCGGCGGCGATAACCTCAGCCCCAGGGCCGCCCTCCGGCTCGAAGAAGTGTTCGCTCTGGACGATCCAACCGGCACCCTCGAATCGGTCTGGAAGGTCAAAGAACAGCTGCGGATCCTGCTGCGCACCGGCTCCCTGAACGACGCCGCAGAGGCCAAGAAGGTACTCGAGGAGCTAGTCGAAGCAGCCGCACGACCGGAAACCAACAGGCTCTACCGCACCGTCTGCAGATGGTGGAAAGAGATCGAGGTCCTCATCATCACCGGCGCCACGACCGGGAAGGTGAGTATTTGA
- a CDS encoding acyltransferase, with amino-acid sequence MFSKEVVIGAFSWIGTRCVIQPGVVIGANVIVGSSAVVTKSLQSDAIYAGVPARFIRRR; translated from the coding sequence ATGTTCTCGAAGGAGGTAGTTATCGGTGCCTTCAGCTGGATTGGCACACGCTGCGTCATACAGCCGGGAGTCGTGATCGGTGCAAATGTGATTGTAGGCTCCTCAGCCGTCGTCACCAAGAGCCTGCAGTCAGACGCCATATATGCCGGAGTACCAGCCCGGTTCATTCGACGTCGCTGA
- a CDS encoding ATP-binding protein, whose translation MSGIDTETKRKLREMGAVPMLEALEAQDEALVLGMAFEERLRLVVDEAHSGFNHAKVEGLIRRAGLRYPGADLRRLDLVDERGLDRSLIAQLGTCSFIERQQNVVFQGFTGSGKSYLGCALAKQACLHRIRAHYVRMPDLEEAWALAKDKPLGATKFLKKYAAFTLLVIDEWLLDHPDEGMRSMLLELLERRYDTASTVFCTQYAKKDWHQRLGSGVHADAIMDRIVHNTIWVDTGNHNMREHATMTQ comes from the coding sequence ATGAGCGGGATCGATACTGAAACCAAGCGCAAGCTCCGTGAGATGGGTGCCGTCCCGATGCTCGAAGCGCTCGAGGCCCAGGACGAGGCACTCGTACTCGGCATGGCCTTCGAGGAACGGCTCCGCCTGGTCGTGGACGAGGCCCACTCCGGGTTCAATCACGCCAAGGTCGAGGGGCTGATCCGACGGGCCGGGCTACGCTACCCGGGCGCGGACCTGCGCCGGCTCGACCTCGTGGACGAACGCGGCCTCGACCGGAGCCTGATCGCCCAGCTCGGCACGTGCTCGTTCATTGAACGGCAGCAGAACGTCGTGTTTCAGGGATTCACCGGGTCCGGGAAGTCCTACCTCGGGTGCGCTCTGGCCAAGCAGGCCTGTCTGCACCGGATCCGGGCCCACTACGTTCGAATGCCCGACCTCGAGGAAGCCTGGGCGCTGGCGAAGGACAAGCCCTTGGGTGCCACGAAGTTCCTGAAGAAGTACGCGGCCTTCACTTTGCTGGTGATCGACGAGTGGCTCCTCGACCACCCCGACGAGGGCATGCGCAGCATGCTGCTGGAACTGCTCGAGCGCAGGTACGACACAGCTTCGACCGTGTTCTGCACGCAATACGCCAAGAAGGACTGGCACCAGCGGCTCGGCTCCGGGGTCCACGCCGATGCGATCATGGACCGCATCGTGCACAACACCATCTGGGTCGATACTGGCAACCACAACATGCGTGAACACGCCACCATGACGCAATAA
- a CDS encoding glycosyltransferase has product MSGLIVHEWLERHGGAESVVEQFSELYPDAPIFCLWDDYPQRFAGREVKQSWLGSTPLRHSKPAALPFMVPTWRRIPQTDVDWILCSSHLFAHHARLLKHDPGVNKFVYAHTPARYIWNPELDTRGKSIAVQAAARVLRTIDKKRAAEATSIAANSRFVRNRIQETWDMPASVIYPPVDVAYFSVEDGVSKDLTDSELRILENLPDHFLLGASRFVPYKGMNVVIDAGVAADVPVVLAGDGPELDSLRHQANSVRIPVQILQSPSRPLLRALYQRALVFVFPPIEDFGIMPVEAMAAGTPVIANRAGGAGESVVDGQSGILIENFNKTSLSESVSAATGLQPSAPRDRAQFFDKSIFRKQISEWMKS; this is encoded by the coding sequence TTGTCCGGACTCATTGTGCACGAGTGGCTCGAAAGGCATGGTGGTGCTGAGTCGGTTGTTGAGCAATTCAGCGAACTCTATCCGGATGCCCCGATCTTTTGCCTCTGGGATGACTACCCCCAGCGATTCGCAGGGCGAGAGGTCAAGCAGTCGTGGCTCGGTTCTACCCCGCTTCGTCATTCGAAACCAGCGGCTCTTCCCTTTATGGTTCCAACGTGGCGCCGCATTCCGCAGACGGATGTCGACTGGATTTTGTGTAGCTCGCATCTTTTTGCCCATCACGCCCGCCTCCTCAAGCATGATCCGGGCGTGAATAAATTTGTCTACGCCCATACTCCGGCAAGATACATATGGAACCCGGAACTTGATACCCGGGGCAAATCTATCGCGGTTCAAGCTGCCGCTCGGGTTCTCCGGACTATCGATAAGAAGCGTGCCGCTGAGGCTACGTCAATTGCTGCAAATAGCAGATTTGTAAGAAACAGGATTCAAGAAACCTGGGACATGCCCGCATCTGTCATATATCCTCCCGTTGATGTCGCGTATTTTTCGGTTGAAGATGGCGTTTCGAAAGATTTGACAGATAGTGAACTTCGTATTCTTGAGAACCTTCCGGATCACTTTCTTCTAGGGGCCTCGCGCTTTGTTCCATACAAAGGAATGAACGTAGTTATAGATGCCGGTGTCGCTGCTGATGTGCCTGTCGTGCTGGCGGGTGACGGGCCGGAGTTAGATTCTCTACGTCACCAGGCAAACTCCGTCCGCATTCCAGTGCAGATTCTTCAGTCGCCTTCCCGGCCGCTACTTCGAGCTTTGTATCAGCGGGCGTTGGTGTTTGTTTTTCCACCTATCGAGGATTTTGGGATAATGCCGGTAGAAGCCATGGCTGCCGGCACCCCGGTCATAGCCAACCGTGCTGGTGGTGCGGGTGAAAGTGTAGTGGACGGGCAATCCGGGATCCTAATAGAGAATTTCAACAAAACCAGTCTTAGTGAGAGCGTGTCCGCTGCCACCGGCTTGCAACCTAGTGCTCCCCGAGATAGAGCACAGTTCTTCGATAAATCTATTTTTCGAAAGCAAATTTCTGAATGGATGAAGTCATGA
- a CDS encoding glycosyltransferase, with protein MNSSSRQEPLRIAMIARIDPWKGQSLVLEAFSAAFPEGNEQLFFAGGSLFGHEEYMLSLQREVASRKLHDRVHFLGHVNDISPLLSDIDVCVQASTRPEPLGQNVLQYLAAGKAVVAANEGGPAEWISHGENGLLFEPRNSSALSDSLHMLSSDRHLLQRLQDAAPRTAGLLTDLEVAEAHGQMFAEVVK; from the coding sequence ATGAATTCGTCATCGCGGCAGGAACCGCTGCGTATAGCCATGATCGCTCGAATAGATCCATGGAAGGGACAGTCGCTGGTGTTGGAGGCCTTTTCTGCCGCTTTTCCTGAAGGAAACGAACAGCTTTTCTTCGCCGGCGGTTCGCTGTTTGGCCACGAGGAATACATGTTGAGTCTTCAGCGCGAAGTCGCGTCAAGAAAGCTCCACGATCGCGTGCATTTCTTGGGGCACGTAAATGACATATCACCATTGCTATCAGATATCGACGTCTGTGTGCAGGCTTCTACCCGCCCAGAGCCTCTTGGACAGAACGTACTGCAGTATTTGGCCGCAGGTAAGGCAGTCGTGGCCGCTAATGAAGGGGGTCCAGCAGAGTGGATCTCCCATGGCGAAAATGGTCTGCTGTTCGAACCGCGCAACTCATCTGCCCTATCGGATTCCCTTCATATGTTGTCTTCTGATAGACACTTGCTGCAAAGACTCCAGGATGCCGCGCCGCGAACAGCGGGGTTGCTGACAGACCTTGAAGTCGCAGAGGCCCACGGTCAAATGTTCGCCGAGGTGGTCAAGTGA
- a CDS encoding O-antigen ligase family protein, producing the protein MADQAIYGLRAMIWGLVIAMLMQTMPLRAQEKRHIRFAVLGVLTVNMVVALWQAVFGLSAVELRDLVESGASYQVDSQTRLLGLQATGQELSMLAGSAFVWACATTITKGFRAAGPAVWILGFTSAVVTLVVLQRSALIGALVALALLAFSVSSWRFSGRRGRVARRFIIVAGISMLSVVALAAYAPDRVDLALARFQTLFGLSSDYSFNVRQDTTLPVALRLIGEGPLGYGLGASGPVAAKFLPHGPLADYPLGGIAADNGYLFVGLQIGLPGLAAFILLLLTWAIYGSFLLVPDQRRSSSRAVICFLAAIMLSGSFWGLTGAMAVIAMLASLDHGDTEDSVPDVDEMLRTRRDHRRSF; encoded by the coding sequence ATGGCTGATCAGGCTATTTACGGTCTGAGGGCCATGATCTGGGGCCTCGTGATCGCAATGCTCATGCAAACCATGCCTCTTCGTGCACAAGAGAAGAGACACATCAGGTTCGCAGTGTTGGGCGTTCTGACGGTTAATATGGTCGTTGCCCTTTGGCAGGCTGTTTTTGGTCTAAGTGCTGTTGAACTTCGTGATTTGGTTGAATCCGGCGCGAGCTACCAAGTCGATTCACAGACACGCCTCTTGGGCCTGCAGGCTACCGGCCAAGAGCTGTCGATGCTTGCTGGCAGTGCTTTTGTATGGGCGTGTGCCACGACGATTACGAAAGGATTTCGAGCCGCTGGCCCCGCGGTTTGGATCCTAGGTTTTACTTCCGCTGTAGTGACGCTTGTTGTTCTGCAGCGGAGCGCCCTAATTGGTGCCCTTGTTGCACTGGCTTTATTGGCGTTTTCCGTCAGTTCCTGGCGGTTTTCCGGGCGACGGGGTCGGGTGGCGAGACGATTCATAATCGTCGCTGGCATTTCGATGCTTAGCGTTGTTGCTTTGGCCGCTTATGCGCCCGACCGGGTTGACCTCGCGCTTGCAAGATTCCAAACACTCTTTGGTCTATCGTCGGACTATTCCTTCAATGTAAGGCAGGATACGACGCTGCCGGTGGCTCTAAGGCTTATCGGTGAGGGCCCGCTGGGATATGGGCTGGGCGCGTCGGGCCCTGTGGCTGCCAAGTTTCTTCCGCACGGTCCACTAGCAGACTATCCATTGGGCGGCATAGCCGCTGACAATGGTTATCTTTTCGTAGGACTACAGATAGGCCTTCCAGGCCTGGCGGCTTTCATCCTGCTTCTCCTTACATGGGCTATCTACGGCTCGTTCCTCCTGGTGCCTGATCAGCGGCGATCTTCTTCCCGCGCGGTGATCTGCTTTTTGGCGGCGATTATGCTTTCAGGCTCTTTCTGGGGCCTTACTGGGGCTATGGCAGTTATAGCAATGCTCGCGAGCCTTGACCATGGCGACACTGAGGACAGTGTTCCCGATGTTGACGAGATGCTCAGGACCCGCCGGGACCACCGACGGAGCTTTTGA
- the istA gene encoding IS21 family transposase, with protein sequence MVRKIRAKLVLQLRAEGLSGRAIAASQGMSRKSITAVLEAADAAGVAWDDIADSSEGEVYARLFPGRGEHQSVFAQPDWDQVHREMARVGVTLKLLHGEYADSRAAAGEPVMGYDRFCRTYQRHVLVTGVASRVGHKAAQTVEVDWSGPTMQLTDPVTGKSRTVYLFVACLPFSRYAFVEPALDMKQDTWLRAHVAMFEAFSGSVPRIVPDNLKTGVIKHPREGEVVLNDAYREMAAHYSAAVLPGRIRAPKDKASVENTVAHVATWVIAGLRQQQFTSLLELRAAITDRVAAYNAEPFQKRPGSRTSVFAAEEQPLLTGLPAAAYEISRWAYGRRVGRNGHVVWERNYYSVPFAHVGTSVDLRITDRVLQAYRGSERLTSHLLLPEGATNEYRTNDADLPAGEKYRQWDPARAREWAGRIGPAAVTVVNRIFESVPVDEQGLDAALAVLRLCRRYSAERVEAACRLALAGRVRSPRYAHLQPILATEQDKAAGLRPPRDEGVEHGGYVRGAEYYAGGAK encoded by the coding sequence ATGGTACGGAAGATCAGAGCGAAGCTCGTGTTGCAGCTGCGCGCCGAGGGCCTGTCAGGCCGGGCGATCGCTGCGTCGCAGGGCATGTCCCGTAAGAGCATCACGGCGGTGCTGGAGGCTGCTGACGCGGCCGGTGTGGCGTGGGACGATATCGCCGACAGTTCAGAGGGCGAGGTCTATGCCCGGCTGTTTCCTGGGCGGGGTGAGCATCAGAGTGTGTTCGCGCAGCCGGACTGGGATCAGGTGCATAGGGAGATGGCCCGGGTCGGGGTGACGCTAAAGCTGCTGCATGGCGAGTACGCGGATTCACGCGCGGCTGCCGGTGAGCCGGTGATGGGTTATGACCGGTTCTGCAGGACCTATCAGCGGCATGTGCTGGTCACTGGGGTGGCGTCCCGGGTCGGGCACAAGGCGGCGCAGACGGTGGAGGTGGACTGGTCGGGCCCGACGATGCAGCTGACAGATCCGGTGACGGGCAAGTCGAGGACGGTGTATTTGTTTGTGGCTTGCCTGCCGTTTAGCCGGTACGCGTTCGTTGAACCCGCCCTGGACATGAAACAGGACACCTGGTTGCGGGCCCATGTGGCGATGTTCGAGGCCTTTAGCGGTTCGGTGCCGCGGATCGTGCCGGACAATCTGAAGACCGGCGTGATCAAGCATCCCCGCGAAGGCGAAGTCGTGCTCAACGACGCTTACCGGGAGATGGCGGCGCACTATTCAGCGGCGGTGCTGCCGGGGCGCATCCGGGCACCGAAGGACAAGGCGAGCGTGGAGAACACGGTCGCCCACGTGGCTACCTGGGTCATCGCCGGGCTGCGCCAGCAGCAATTCACCTCGTTGCTGGAGCTTCGCGCCGCCATCACCGACCGGGTAGCGGCCTATAACGCGGAGCCGTTCCAGAAACGGCCAGGGTCCAGGACCAGCGTGTTCGCAGCTGAAGAGCAGCCGCTGCTCACGGGGTTGCCGGCGGCCGCCTACGAGATCAGCAGGTGGGCCTACGGGCGCCGGGTGGGCCGGAACGGGCACGTGGTCTGGGAAAGGAACTACTACTCCGTGCCGTTCGCCCATGTTGGCACGTCGGTGGACCTGAGGATCACCGATCGGGTGCTTCAGGCCTACCGGGGCAGCGAACGGCTGACCAGCCATCTGTTGCTGCCCGAGGGCGCGACCAACGAGTATCGCACCAATGACGCGGACCTTCCCGCCGGCGAGAAATACCGGCAGTGGGACCCGGCCCGGGCGCGGGAATGGGCCGGACGGATCGGCCCGGCAGCGGTGACCGTGGTCAACCGGATCTTCGAGTCCGTCCCGGTCGACGAGCAGGGCTTGGACGCGGCATTGGCCGTGTTGCGGCTCTGCCGGCGTTATTCGGCCGAACGGGTGGAGGCGGCCTGCCGGCTTGCGTTGGCAGGCAGGGTGCGGTCCCCGCGGTATGCCCATCTTCAGCCGATCCTTGCCACGGAGCAGGACAAAGCCGCCGGGCTCAGGCCTCCACGGGATGAAGGAGTCGAACACGGCGGTTACGTGCGCGGCGCCGAGTACTACGCAGGTGGCGCCAAATGA
- a CDS encoding glycosyltransferase family 4 protein, with the protein MRKLTKANWTIYVLGQPYPVEGQTGRLKRIVWKYLWLYSARKADRIVAVSDYISRIISRDIRNREIETVYPSLSDHQDLANSVQRTASKRLRVGFVGRLSPEKDPALFCSILGDFPEVDAKIYGDGPLRPQVEKVLNAVELAGFRPQREIYSALDVLMMTSQSEGLPMVLVEASLTGVVPLVCDIGGCAEAIHPDNRELLVIPTAERRNVSLWRSRLKVLQDSDTLKAAADLQKQWAEQNFDAKVNSEALASLLLGGA; encoded by the coding sequence TTGCGTAAACTCACCAAGGCAAATTGGACAATCTATGTTTTAGGACAACCGTATCCCGTCGAAGGCCAAACGGGGCGGCTAAAGCGGATCGTGTGGAAGTACCTATGGTTGTATTCTGCCCGTAAGGCTGACCGTATAGTGGCGGTTAGTGACTACATTTCGCGAATCATTTCTCGTGATATACGCAACCGCGAAATAGAGACCGTATACCCATCGTTGAGCGACCACCAGGACTTGGCGAATTCAGTTCAACGCACTGCTTCCAAACGACTGCGAGTCGGGTTCGTAGGTAGGCTATCACCCGAGAAAGATCCGGCTTTATTCTGTTCAATTCTTGGCGATTTTCCGGAAGTGGACGCGAAAATATATGGTGATGGCCCTCTACGCCCTCAGGTGGAGAAGGTTTTGAATGCAGTGGAGTTGGCCGGGTTCCGTCCACAACGGGAGATCTACTCTGCGCTGGACGTGCTTATGATGACATCGCAGTCGGAGGGCTTGCCTATGGTGCTGGTCGAGGCAAGTTTGACTGGCGTGGTGCCTTTGGTTTGTGACATAGGAGGCTGCGCCGAGGCCATTCATCCGGACAATCGTGAACTTCTCGTAATCCCAACAGCGGAGCGCCGCAACGTGTCGCTCTGGCGATCCCGCCTGAAGGTGCTTCAGGATTCTGACACCCTTAAGGCCGCGGCAGACCTCCAAAAGCAATGGGCAGAGCAAAATTTTGACGCCAAAGTCAATTCTGAGGCACTTGCGTCGCTACTTCTTGGAGGTGCCTAG